From one Methanomassiliicoccales archaeon genomic stretch:
- a CDS encoding DNA primase catalytic subunit PriS, which translates to MEEKSWLGADLIFDLDADHIRGAGGLSYPDMLAQVKKEFIRLVDDFLLGDLGFGESELRLVFSGGRGYHAHVSAEEVLQLRSHERREIVDYITGTDLDIDWAFEERASFEKRFGDRQVVQKARIVPSASSGGWRLRMREGLEGLLGDLRSLDIAEIKERYPSTIEVSDNRLVSLGEAVRSNKGGKDVGDLILEKGNLEDLAPRDQALLLALVEQDIKTGMAGQVDEPVTSDIKRLIRMPGSLHGKTSLRVTELTRSQLEGFDPLRDAIPWAFSDDPITIFMDERQDIKLRGERFVLEDECEVPAYAAMFFLCRRQARLEG; encoded by the coding sequence ATGGAAGAGAAGTCCTGGCTTGGGGCGGACCTGATATTCGATCTCGATGCTGACCACATAAGAGGAGCGGGGGGGCTTTCATATCCTGATATGTTAGCCCAGGTGAAGAAGGAGTTCATCAGGCTGGTCGATGACTTCCTTTTGGGTGATCTGGGCTTCGGTGAGTCCGAGTTAAGGCTGGTATTCTCGGGAGGTAGGGGCTATCACGCCCACGTCTCTGCTGAGGAGGTGCTCCAGCTAAGAAGCCACGAAAGGCGGGAGATCGTAGATTACATAACGGGAACTGACCTGGACATTGACTGGGCCTTTGAGGAGAGGGCTTCTTTCGAGAAGCGGTTTGGGGATAGGCAGGTTGTCCAAAAGGCCCGAATTGTGCCTTCCGCTTCCTCGGGGGGATGGCGCCTGAGGATGCGTGAAGGACTTGAGGGCCTCCTTGGTGATCTGAGATCGCTGGATATCGCCGAGATTAAGGAAAGATATCCATCGACGATCGAGGTGTCGGATAACCGATTGGTCAGCTTGGGGGAGGCGGTCCGCTCGAATAAGGGCGGAAAGGATGTTGGAGACCTCATTCTAGAGAAGGGTAACCTGGAGGATCTGGCCCCACGTGATCAGGCTCTTCTTCTTGCACTGGTCGAGCAAGATATCAAAACCGGAATGGCTGGTCAAGTTGACGAGCCCGTGACCAGCGATATCAAGAGACTGATACGTATGCCGGGATCTCTGCATGGGAAGACCTCACTTCGTGTCACTGAGCTCACGAGATCTCAGCTGGAAGGGTTCGATCCACTTAGGGATGCCATCCCTTGGGCATTTTCCGATGATCCCATCACGATATTCATGGATGAGAGACAGGATATCAAGCTGAGAGGGGAGAGGTTCGTTCTCGAGGATGAATGTGAGGTGCCAGCGTATGCTGCTATGTTCTTCCTTTGCAGGAGACAGGCTCGCCTGGAAGGGTGA